A part of Chanos chanos chromosome 9, fChaCha1.1, whole genome shotgun sequence genomic DNA contains:
- the LOC115821573 gene encoding B-cell antigen receptor complex-associated protein alpha chain-like — protein sequence MDIQLSVLAVSELCDHKDILPEPDRPSVRLEVSQTATLECCYKGSGNFTVHWVKIVRVKNESTMSEVPDNTGERGKRMTQEVTCHTLTFKEVTLDHAGLYRCYFNNTRGSGSKREVYTHGTYLQVYKPIEKTFLDISDRTKNSIITAEGILLLLCAVIPGLTLICKKKRLNQLERRKDKEQENVYEGLNLEDCNTTYHEIQRSQVQGTYQDVGNTVTGDITLEKP from the exons ATGGATATTCAGCTCTCTGTGTTAGCTGTATCAGAGTTATGTGACCACA AAGATATACTTCCAGAACCTGACCGGCCATCTGTACGGTTAGAGGTATCCCAAACAGCCACTCTGGAATGTTGTTACAAGGGCTCTGGTAATTTCACAGTCCATTGGGTCAAAATCGTCCGCGTCAAAAACGAATCGACAATGAGTGAAGTGCCTGATAATACCGGAGAAAGAGGTAAAAGGATGACCCAGGAAGtcacatgtcacacactgaccttTAAAGAGGTCACACTGGACCACGCGGGCCTTTATAGATGTTATTTCAACAACACCAGAGGCTCTGGTTCGAAAAGAGAAGTGTACACACATGGCACCTACTTACAAGTGTACA AGCCAATAGAGAAGACCTTCCTGGACATCAGTGACAGAACTAAGAACAGTATCATCACCGCTGAGGGTATCCTGCTCCTGCTTTGTGCTGTGATCCCTGGACTCACACTTATCTGCAAG AAGAAGAGACTAAACCAGCTGGAGAGACggaaagacaaagaacaagagaacgtgtatgag GGTCTTAATCTGGAAGACTGCAACACCACCTATCATGAGATCCAACGTTCCCAAGTGCAGGGAACCTATCAGGACGTGGGAAACACGGTGACGGGGGATATTACGCTGGAAAAACCCTGA